A single Methylobacterium sp. 17Sr1-1 DNA region contains:
- a CDS encoding ABC transporter substrate-binding protein, which produces MIHSPARRVFAAGLLAASAVVAGFGPAVAQQKSEIAITRQPGIIYLPTHIIEKQGLIEKHAEKLGVPGVKTKWITFSGGGSQTDALLAGGVDIVNTGTGNLLLLWDRTRGGVKGIVATSALPLLLVSRDPKIKTVKDIAPGDKIAVPTVKVSTQAILLQMAAGEIWGADQSGRLDANTVQLGHPDAAIALANPTHEIKTHFAAPPFQYVELRTVPGAHIVARSPDIIGGPLTQGQFFTTTKFADANPKIVQAVRAASEEAQALIRQDTRKAVEIYREVTGDKTSVEDLLSYLGEPGMMEFNLQPQGTMRFAEHLGRIGTLRNKPKAWTDYYLPVAHDLNGN; this is translated from the coding sequence ATGATCCACTCGCCCGCGCGCCGCGTCTTCGCGGCGGGCCTCCTCGCCGCCAGCGCAGTGGTCGCCGGCTTCGGCCCGGCCGTCGCGCAGCAGAAGAGCGAGATCGCGATCACGCGCCAGCCCGGCATCATCTACCTGCCGACCCACATCATCGAGAAGCAGGGGCTGATCGAGAAGCACGCCGAGAAGCTCGGTGTGCCGGGCGTGAAGACGAAGTGGATCACCTTCTCGGGCGGCGGCAGCCAGACCGACGCGCTGCTCGCCGGCGGGGTCGACATCGTCAATACCGGCACCGGCAACCTGCTGCTGCTGTGGGACCGCACGCGGGGCGGGGTGAAGGGCATCGTCGCCACCTCGGCGCTGCCGCTGCTGCTCGTCAGCCGCGACCCGAAGATCAAGACGGTCAAGGATATCGCGCCCGGCGACAAGATCGCGGTGCCGACCGTCAAGGTCTCGACGCAGGCGATCCTGCTCCAGATGGCGGCGGGCGAGATCTGGGGCGCCGACCAGTCCGGCCGGCTCGACGCCAACACGGTGCAGCTCGGGCACCCGGACGCGGCGATCGCGCTCGCCAACCCCACCCACGAGATCAAGACCCACTTCGCCGCGCCGCCGTTCCAGTACGTCGAATTGCGCACCGTCCCGGGCGCCCACATCGTCGCCCGCTCGCCCGACATCATCGGCGGGCCGCTGACGCAGGGCCAGTTCTTCACCACCACCAAGTTCGCCGACGCCAACCCGAAGATCGTCCAGGCGGTGCGGGCCGCATCGGAAGAGGCGCAGGCCCTGATTCGCCAGGACACGCGCAAGGCGGTCGAGATCTACCGCGAGGTGACCGGCGACAAGACCAGCGTCGAGGACCTGCTGAGCTACCTGGGTGAGCCCGGCATGATGGAGTTCAACCTCCAGCCGCAAGGCACGATGCGCTTCGCCGAACATCTCGGCCGGATCGGCACTCTTCGCAACAAGCCGAAGGCCTGGACCGATTACTACCTGCCGGTCGCCCACGACCTGAACGGCAACTGA
- a CDS encoding GntR family transcriptional regulator: MNAVFAGAQRLRDRSRHAAPQVFDLIREKIVALDLAPGTVLSRPELQASFGLSATPIRDALLRLQEEGLVDIFPQSATVVSRIDLAAARQAQFLRRAVEQEVVRTLALAPDRALVARLQAFVTEQGIFADQGDLARLSASDEAFHRALCDAADVPDLWDLIRSRSGHIDRLRRLHLPVEGKAQQIVADHRRIVAALAEGTAEAAQEAVRDHLSKSIALGDEIRARWPAYFA, from the coding sequence ATGAACGCCGTCTTCGCCGGTGCGCAGCGTCTGCGCGACCGCTCGCGCCACGCCGCCCCCCAGGTCTTCGATCTCATCCGGGAAAAAATCGTCGCGCTCGACCTCGCGCCCGGCACGGTGCTGTCGCGGCCCGAATTGCAGGCGAGCTTCGGGCTGAGCGCCACCCCGATCCGCGACGCGCTGCTGCGCCTCCAGGAAGAGGGCCTGGTCGACATCTTCCCGCAATCGGCGACGGTGGTGAGCCGCATCGACCTCGCGGCGGCCCGCCAGGCGCAGTTCCTGCGCCGTGCCGTCGAGCAGGAGGTGGTGCGCACCCTGGCGCTCGCGCCCGACCGGGCGCTCGTCGCCCGGCTCCAGGCCTTCGTGACCGAGCAGGGGATTTTTGCGGATCAGGGCGACCTCGCCCGCCTGTCGGCCAGCGACGAAGCCTTCCACCGCGCCCTGTGCGACGCGGCGGACGTGCCCGACCTGTGGGACCTGATCCGCAGCCGCAGCGGCCACATCGACCGCCTGCGCCGCCTGCACCTGCCGGTGGAGGGCAAGGCACAGCAGATCGTGGCCGATCACCGGCGGATCGTGGCAGCTTTGGCCGAGGGGACGGCTGAGGCGGCGCAGGAGGCGGTTCGCGACCATCTCTCGAAGTCGATCGCGCTGGGTGACGAGATCCGGGCGCGGTGGCCGGCATATTTCGCGTGA